A single window of bacterium DNA harbors:
- a CDS encoding nucleotidyltransferase domain-containing protein, translating to MPVRSLHSSVLRWPDRSAVDAALRVWAAEQAAARPELRRLGYFGSYATGNWGVGSDLDLVAVVEVASRPFSERALDWDLTALPVPAEILVYTVNEWASVLARGDRFARVMATEVVWVMGRD from the coding sequence ATGCCGGTGAGATCATTGCATTCGTCCGTGCTCAGATGGCCGGATCGTAGCGCGGTCGACGCCGCGCTGCGCGTCTGGGCTGCCGAGCAAGCCGCCGCGCGGCCCGAATTGCGCCGGCTTGGCTACTTCGGCAGCTATGCCACCGGCAACTGGGGAGTCGGCAGCGACCTCGATCTCGTTGCAGTCGTGGAGGTCGCCTCGCGGCCTTTCAGTGAGCGCGCGCTGGACTGGGACCTCACCGCCCTGCCGGTGCCAGCGGAGATCCTCGTCTACACGGTCAACGAGTGGGCGAGCGTCCTCGCCCGCGGCGATCGCTTCGCTCGCGTCATGGCGACTGAAGTTGTCTGGGTGATGGGACGCGACTGA